The proteins below come from a single Arthrobacter sp. B1I2 genomic window:
- a CDS encoding DUF6504 family protein, whose translation MGMFSESVDVVCSAAGQPEALTWAGKSYTVCAEPVRWYERRQWWAEDSRAPLGSGPGVVDHEIWRVQVLPAQAPSRPGAGEPAGAEPLTLDLTRHIRSGRWRLLRIHDALRTRTA comes from the coding sequence GTGGGCATGTTCAGCGAGTCCGTTGACGTGGTGTGTTCCGCTGCCGGGCAGCCTGAAGCCTTGACGTGGGCAGGCAAGTCCTACACAGTCTGCGCCGAGCCCGTCCGGTGGTATGAACGCCGGCAATGGTGGGCCGAGGACAGCAGGGCCCCCCTGGGAAGCGGTCCCGGCGTGGTTGACCACGAAATCTGGCGGGTCCAGGTGCTGCCCGCCCAGGCGCCGTCCCGCCCCGGAGCCGGAGAACCTGCCGGCGCAGAACCTCTCACCCTTGACCTGACGCGCCATATCCGCAGCGGCCGTTGGCGGCTGTTGCGGATCCATGACGCCCTGCGCACCAGAACAGCATGA
- a CDS encoding HIT family protein: MQENTGTGYPGDAGVTDDFALAGVPDAFQRLWTPHRMAYIKGGQHQFKNENDCPFCVGPGLTDEEALIVHRGRTCYVVLNLFPYNPGHLLVCPYRHIPDYTDLTVEETAEFADLSQTAMRVLRKVSNPGGFNLGMNQGVVGGAGISAHLHQHIVPRWGGDGNFFPIIAQTKAITQTLDEVRQQVADAWPGESNAE, translated from the coding sequence GTGCAGGAGAACACAGGCACGGGGTATCCAGGTGATGCCGGCGTTACCGACGACTTTGCCCTCGCCGGTGTCCCGGACGCCTTCCAGCGCCTGTGGACTCCGCACCGCATGGCCTACATCAAGGGCGGGCAACACCAGTTCAAGAATGAAAACGACTGCCCGTTCTGCGTGGGTCCCGGCCTCACTGACGAAGAGGCGCTCATCGTCCACCGCGGCCGGACCTGCTATGTGGTGCTGAACCTTTTCCCTTACAACCCGGGGCACCTGCTGGTCTGCCCGTACCGGCACATTCCGGACTACACAGACCTCACGGTTGAAGAAACAGCGGAATTCGCTGACCTCAGTCAGACAGCGATGCGGGTCCTGCGCAAGGTATCCAATCCCGGCGGCTTCAACCTGGGCATGAACCAGGGGGTAGTGGGGGGAGCCGGGATCTCGGCGCACCTGCACCAGCACATCGTCCCGCGGTGGGGCGGTGACGGCAACTTCTTCCCCATCATCGCCCAGACCAAGGCCATCACCCAGACCCTCGATGAGGTCCGGCAGCAGGTGGCTGACGCCTGGCCCGGGGAGTCGAATGCTGAATAG
- a CDS encoding SOS response-associated peptidase → MCGRYVMARAVGDLLAEFDAELEEEVSIPPSWNVAPTDAVPIVLERLVDDDAAPRQVRQLHVARWGLVPSWAKDPGIGSRMINARSESVLEKPAFRKAVQSRRCAVPADGYYEWKQGPGKSKQPYYVHPGQDHGLVFAGLYEWWKDPSVPEGEPGRWLLSTSILTADTPPAGTESTIFGKLTELHDRVPLPMDRATMEAWLDPQADDAAGLVDLVRSGVKNAAADWRVVSVGREVGNVRNNGPELIRPVEALF, encoded by the coding sequence ATGTGTGGACGCTACGTAATGGCACGTGCCGTGGGGGACCTCCTGGCCGAGTTTGACGCCGAGCTTGAGGAAGAGGTGAGCATCCCGCCGTCGTGGAATGTGGCCCCTACCGATGCTGTCCCCATCGTGCTGGAGCGCCTGGTCGATGACGATGCCGCGCCCCGGCAGGTACGCCAGCTGCACGTGGCGCGCTGGGGCCTGGTCCCGTCCTGGGCAAAAGATCCCGGAATCGGCTCCCGCATGATCAACGCCCGGAGCGAATCCGTGCTGGAGAAGCCGGCGTTCCGGAAGGCCGTACAGTCCCGCCGTTGCGCCGTGCCGGCTGACGGCTACTACGAATGGAAGCAGGGCCCTGGGAAGTCCAAACAGCCCTACTATGTGCACCCGGGCCAGGACCACGGGCTGGTGTTCGCAGGCCTCTACGAGTGGTGGAAGGACCCATCTGTTCCCGAAGGGGAGCCGGGACGCTGGCTGCTGTCCACGTCCATCCTCACGGCAGACACGCCCCCGGCAGGGACTGAATCCACCATTTTCGGGAAGCTGACGGAGCTGCACGACAGGGTGCCCCTGCCCATGGACAGGGCAACCATGGAAGCCTGGCTGGACCCGCAGGCGGATGACGCCGCCGGACTCGTGGACCTGGTGCGGTCCGGGGTCAAAAATGCCGCCGCCGACTGGCGGGTTGTTTCCGTGGGCAGGGAAGTGGGCAACGTCCGCAACAACGGTCCCGAACTGATCCGCCCGGTGGAAGCCCTGTTCTAG
- a CDS encoding chorismate mutase — translation MMATIQGNDRDARADKEQLAAVRVAVDEVDEQIVTLIARRERLIRIAGTLKGDDAEVRAPGRVERIIEHVRSAAEKKDIDPDIVESTYRAMISGFIELELKIHKENS, via the coding sequence ATGATGGCGACAATTCAAGGAAACGATAGGGATGCCCGGGCCGACAAGGAACAGCTCGCTGCCGTTCGGGTTGCCGTTGACGAGGTGGATGAGCAGATCGTCACCCTCATCGCCCGCCGCGAACGGCTGATCAGGATCGCCGGGACGCTCAAGGGTGATGACGCCGAGGTGCGTGCGCCTGGCCGGGTGGAGCGGATCATCGAGCACGTCCGGTCGGCCGCAGAGAAGAAGGACATCGACCCGGACATCGTCGAATCAACCTACCGGGCGATGATCTCCGGGTTCATTGAACTTGAACTGAAGATCCACAAAGAAAACAGCTGA
- a CDS encoding lipoate--protein ligase family protein — MHQTGTELRTLTVVRQDVSLGAGRDLEFGLELLARAKGGGIGPTLRLYRPAPTVAFGQRDTRLPGFDAAAQACRDNGFEPLVRRAGGRAAAYHQGTLVVDHIEPDPDAVAGSKTRFGYFGGLFAQALRSVGVQAAVGEIPGEYCPGEFSVHGTDPADSSRRVKLVGTAQRVVSGGWLFSSVIVVEDSAPIRKVLTDSYAALGLDWDPATAGAANDLVPGLDVAAVEQALLDTYAGHATLETASFSSLGA; from the coding sequence ATGCACCAAACCGGTACTGAACTCCGCACGCTCACCGTGGTGCGGCAGGACGTGTCCCTGGGCGCGGGCCGCGACCTCGAATTCGGCCTGGAGCTGCTGGCCCGGGCCAAGGGCGGCGGTATTGGTCCCACCCTGCGGCTCTACCGGCCCGCGCCCACCGTGGCGTTCGGGCAGCGGGACACCCGGTTGCCCGGATTTGACGCGGCCGCCCAGGCCTGCCGGGACAACGGCTTCGAACCCCTGGTCCGCCGGGCAGGAGGACGCGCCGCCGCATACCACCAGGGCACCCTGGTGGTGGACCATATCGAACCGGACCCGGACGCCGTCGCCGGGTCCAAAACCCGGTTCGGCTACTTCGGCGGGCTCTTTGCGCAGGCGCTGCGCAGCGTTGGGGTGCAGGCGGCGGTGGGGGAAATCCCGGGTGAATACTGTCCCGGGGAATTCAGCGTGCATGGAACGGACCCGGCGGACAGCTCCCGGCGGGTGAAACTGGTGGGTACCGCGCAGCGGGTTGTCTCCGGCGGCTGGCTCTTCAGCTCGGTCATTGTGGTGGAGGATTCCGCGCCGATCCGCAAGGTCCTTACCGACAGCTATGCCGCGCTGGGCCTGGACTGGGATCCCGCCACGGCCGGCGCCGCCAATGACCTGGTGCCCGGCCTGGATGTGGCAGCAGTGGAGCAGGCCCTCCTGGACACATATGCGGGCCATGCCACCCTGGAAACTGCTTCCTTCAGCAGCCTGGGGGCATGA
- a CDS encoding mycoredoxin produces the protein MDFTPESGTITMFSTTWCGYCNRLKKQLDAQGIGYTEINIEEVDGTAELVERLNGGNRTVPTVLFPDGSAATNPSAAEVKSRLAA, from the coding sequence GTGGACTTCACTCCCGAATCCGGCACCATCACCATGTTCTCCACCACCTGGTGCGGCTACTGCAACCGGCTGAAGAAGCAGCTGGATGCGCAGGGCATCGGCTACACGGAAATCAACATCGAAGAGGTGGACGGCACCGCCGAACTCGTGGAGCGGCTGAACGGCGGCAACCGGACCGTCCCCACGGTACTCTTCCCGGACGGCTCCGCAGCCACCAACCCATCAGCTGCCGAGGTCAAGAGCCGCCTGGCTGCCTGA
- a CDS encoding ABC1 kinase family protein, whose product MASTVQARADPRRPAREHRGRYRRILRFAAWNLAATWWFELFLPRIGLGRIAARTRSRRMQQFARRFRDLAVELGGLMIKVGQFLSSRLDVLPPEITKELEGLQDEVPPVAFPAIAALAAQELGAPLGHVFAAVDELPIAAASLGQAHRACLNTLDAGDTGLDAVVLKVQRPGIGAIVDVDLAALRKVGGWLSHVRLVSRRADMPALVEEFALISLQEIDYLHEAVNAERFAADFAGDDRVAVPEVVWERTTRRVLTLEDVTAIKITDAPALRAAGIDPAAVAPVFASIMFDQLFTNGFFHAEPHPGNIFVTPVRAEAGELPWKLTFIDFGMMGEVTASTRSGLRKLLIAAAARDGKGLVAAINDVGVLMPSADSVGLERAMTQLFARFGGMGFAELREVDPREFRDFAVEFGDVVRSLPFQLPENFLLIIRAMSLTSGVCSALDERFNLWDSVEPYAAQLLRNQRGNVVQDVARQAFDAAGIALRLPGRLDALAGRLEEGSLQMAVPRLERQAARLERAGRRSASALVFGALLVAGAIVRADDLGLGNMLMTASSVPLLHALWAGRRGH is encoded by the coding sequence GTGGCGTCCACCGTCCAGGCCAGGGCTGACCCGCGGCGCCCGGCCCGGGAGCACCGCGGGCGCTACCGGCGGATCCTGCGCTTCGCCGCCTGGAACCTCGCCGCCACCTGGTGGTTCGAGCTGTTCCTGCCGCGGATCGGGCTTGGCCGGATCGCCGCACGGACACGTTCCCGGCGGATGCAGCAATTTGCCCGGCGGTTCCGTGACCTGGCCGTGGAACTCGGTGGGCTGATGATCAAGGTGGGCCAGTTCCTGTCTTCCCGGCTCGACGTCCTCCCGCCGGAAATCACCAAAGAGCTCGAAGGGCTCCAGGACGAGGTCCCGCCGGTTGCCTTCCCGGCAATCGCCGCCCTGGCGGCACAGGAACTGGGTGCGCCCCTGGGTCATGTGTTCGCCGCCGTGGACGAGCTTCCGATCGCGGCCGCCTCGCTGGGCCAGGCCCACCGGGCCTGCCTGAACACCCTGGACGCCGGGGATACGGGACTCGACGCCGTGGTCCTGAAAGTACAGCGTCCGGGGATCGGCGCCATCGTCGACGTCGACCTTGCCGCCCTGCGGAAGGTGGGCGGCTGGCTCAGCCACGTCCGGCTTGTCTCCCGCCGTGCCGACATGCCGGCGCTGGTGGAGGAATTCGCGCTGATCAGCCTGCAGGAGATTGACTACCTGCACGAGGCAGTCAACGCCGAGCGCTTCGCCGCGGACTTCGCCGGGGATGACCGGGTGGCAGTGCCGGAAGTCGTTTGGGAACGGACAACCCGCCGCGTGCTCACCCTTGAGGATGTCACGGCCATCAAGATCACTGATGCGCCCGCGCTCCGCGCCGCCGGGATCGATCCCGCGGCGGTTGCCCCGGTTTTTGCCTCCATCATGTTCGACCAGCTTTTCACCAACGGCTTCTTCCACGCCGAGCCGCACCCGGGCAACATTTTCGTCACCCCCGTCCGTGCAGAAGCAGGGGAACTTCCCTGGAAGCTGACCTTCATCGACTTCGGCATGATGGGAGAGGTTACTGCGTCCACGCGCAGCGGCCTGCGGAAGCTTCTGATCGCAGCAGCCGCACGCGACGGCAAGGGACTGGTGGCGGCGATCAACGACGTCGGCGTCCTGATGCCGTCCGCCGACAGCGTGGGCCTGGAGCGCGCCATGACGCAGCTCTTTGCCCGCTTCGGCGGCATGGGCTTTGCCGAGCTCCGTGAAGTCGACCCCCGGGAGTTCCGCGATTTCGCGGTGGAGTTCGGGGATGTAGTCCGCTCGCTGCCGTTCCAGCTGCCGGAGAATTTCCTGCTGATCATCCGCGCCATGTCCCTGACGTCCGGCGTGTGCAGCGCACTGGACGAACGCTTCAACCTCTGGGACTCCGTGGAACCCTATGCGGCACAGCTGCTGCGGAACCAGCGCGGCAACGTGGTACAGGACGTGGCGCGGCAGGCCTTCGACGCCGCGGGGATCGCCTTGCGACTGCCTGGCAGGCTCGACGCCCTGGCCGGCCGGCTCGAGGAGGGATCACTGCAGATGGCCGTTCCCCGGCTGGAGCGGCAGGCCGCGCGGCTGGAACGGGCGGGACGTCGTTCGGCCTCCGCCCTTGTTTTCGGTGCCCTGCTGGTGGCGGGCGCCATCGTCCGCGCCGACGACCTGGGGCTCGGCAACATGCTGATGACCGCGTCGTCCGTTCCGCTGCTGCATGCCCTGTGGGCGGGGCGCCGAGGGCATTAA
- a CDS encoding DNA polymerase III subunit alpha gives MSFTHLHVSTAFSAHYGVSWPEELAMAAAADGATALACTDRDGLYGTIKHLKACMAAGIDPIVGVDLAVFDDDGDHRTQVSGRVVVLARGHNNGAGYRALCRLVSDAHARTSGKAGGAVPAAVTRAELASRTLDPHTLKPVLTVLLGPDSDVGRAMGGRRYLRPRTLFKQWLDAMPAGTVVAEVVSQLSAPGTPFSTAHAVRMLRLAEEHRVPAILSNAVRYCAADGAPTADVLDSARTLKSLPELAGEPLLQPTGQGWLKTGEQMLGLGREIISAAGYGAADLKQLMAQTEALADLCRIDPTADMGWKQPVVPEASVIGISQDPHAELIQRCHSGIGRRFPGITGRHEQDMLGRLDHELRIIRNLGFSSYFLTVAEVSRMIQDMGVRAAARGSGASSLVNYLIDVSHVDPLKHDLIFERFLSNDRATLPDIDIDVESAERHNVYRRIFERFGSERVTLMSMQNGYRARGAVRDAGLALGMDDGEVGEIAKQLWRFSARKFREALQEKPELREFAGRVEQRDTEGNQQLDLLVDLTERLDRLPRHISMHPCGVILGDATLLDRTPVQPSGLGLPMSQFDKHDMDPMGMLKLDVLGVRMQSAMAFAVREIIRIHPTKKDVVAAGGHPAGPDGTGPDYIAGDGRIDLNAVPLDDEATYELIRSTHTLGCFQIESPGQRELIGKMAPREFNDLIIDISLFRPGPMKSDMVRPFLEHRHGFSPEVYPHPDLKPVLQETHGVTVFHEQILKTLDIMTGCGLAKADEFRRALSNESGEAQVEEYFRRNAKARGYTPEVVDKVWGTLKSFASFGFCKAHGAAFAVPTYQSAWLKTHHPEAFLAGLWEHDPGMYPKRLLVAEARRLGIPILPLDINRSTAEYRVERIESGKDAGRLGIRLSLNGIYGLSAAELKRIVAGQPYDSLADLRARSRLTKPSIRRLAQLGAFDSLHREAGGAANRADLVHHLQQLQSANGARKGIEVLEGQLSLPLGDIELRNLKPGLPAPTLVENVRAELDLMAVDVSTHLMDSHRPLLDRLGVTTADKLLSLRNGTEVLVAGVRVATQTPPMRGGRRVVFISIDDGTGCVDSVFFHEAQESAGPLLFGTRLLLIRGTTRRTGPRGISLSASMAWDLSRTETLPFPASAPAADQEGPHPLDGISRTLAITGFNG, from the coding sequence ATGAGCTTTACCCACCTCCACGTTTCCACGGCATTCAGCGCCCACTACGGCGTCTCCTGGCCTGAAGAATTGGCAATGGCGGCCGCAGCCGACGGTGCCACCGCCCTCGCCTGCACCGACCGGGACGGCCTGTACGGCACCATCAAGCACCTCAAGGCTTGTATGGCGGCAGGCATCGACCCCATTGTGGGAGTGGACCTTGCGGTATTTGACGACGACGGCGATCACCGCACGCAGGTATCCGGCCGGGTGGTGGTGCTGGCACGCGGCCACAACAACGGTGCCGGGTACCGCGCTCTGTGCCGGCTGGTTTCCGACGCCCATGCCCGTACATCCGGGAAGGCCGGGGGAGCGGTGCCCGCTGCAGTCACCCGCGCCGAACTCGCCTCCCGCACCCTTGACCCCCACACCCTCAAGCCGGTGCTGACCGTCCTGCTTGGACCGGACTCCGACGTCGGACGGGCCATGGGTGGCAGGCGGTACCTGCGTCCCCGGACCCTTTTCAAACAGTGGCTGGATGCCATGCCCGCTGGAACGGTGGTGGCCGAAGTCGTCTCCCAGCTCAGCGCACCCGGGACGCCATTCAGCACCGCCCATGCCGTGCGCATGCTCAGGCTCGCAGAGGAACACCGTGTACCCGCGATTCTCAGCAACGCCGTCAGGTACTGCGCCGCCGACGGCGCACCAACCGCCGACGTCCTGGACTCTGCCCGGACGCTGAAGTCACTGCCGGAACTGGCAGGGGAACCGCTCCTGCAGCCCACCGGCCAGGGGTGGCTGAAAACAGGAGAACAGATGCTGGGGCTCGGCAGGGAAATCATTTCCGCTGCCGGGTATGGTGCCGCAGACCTCAAGCAGCTCATGGCGCAAACCGAGGCGCTCGCCGACCTCTGCCGGATCGACCCCACCGCCGATATGGGGTGGAAGCAGCCGGTGGTTCCGGAGGCCTCAGTCATCGGCATCAGCCAGGATCCGCACGCCGAACTCATCCAGCGCTGCCATTCAGGAATCGGCAGGCGGTTCCCGGGGATCACCGGCAGGCATGAACAGGACATGCTGGGGAGGCTGGATCATGAGCTTCGGATCATCCGGAACCTTGGTTTCTCCTCCTACTTCCTGACGGTGGCGGAGGTTTCCCGGATGATCCAGGACATGGGGGTCAGGGCGGCGGCCAGGGGGTCCGGGGCCTCCAGCCTGGTCAATTACCTGATTGACGTCAGCCATGTAGATCCACTCAAGCATGACCTGATCTTTGAACGGTTCCTCTCCAACGACCGCGCCACGCTGCCGGACATTGACATTGATGTCGAAAGCGCGGAACGCCACAACGTTTACCGCAGGATTTTTGAACGATTTGGCTCGGAACGGGTCACCCTGATGAGCATGCAGAACGGGTACCGGGCACGGGGGGCGGTGCGCGACGCCGGGCTGGCGCTGGGCATGGACGACGGCGAGGTGGGGGAGATCGCCAAACAGCTGTGGCGCTTTTCCGCCCGAAAGTTCCGTGAGGCCCTGCAGGAAAAACCCGAACTCCGGGAGTTCGCGGGCCGGGTGGAGCAGCGCGACACCGAAGGGAACCAGCAGCTTGACCTGTTGGTGGACCTGACCGAACGCCTCGACCGGCTGCCCCGCCACATCTCCATGCACCCGTGCGGCGTGATCCTGGGCGATGCCACGCTCCTGGACCGCACACCGGTGCAGCCAAGCGGACTCGGGCTGCCCATGAGCCAGTTCGACAAACACGACATGGACCCCATGGGCATGCTCAAGCTCGATGTCCTGGGGGTGCGCATGCAAAGCGCCATGGCCTTCGCAGTCCGCGAGATCATCCGCATCCACCCCACCAAAAAGGATGTAGTGGCAGCAGGCGGACATCCGGCAGGTCCTGACGGCACAGGGCCTGACTACATAGCCGGGGACGGCAGGATCGACCTGAACGCAGTCCCCCTTGACGACGAAGCCACCTACGAACTGATCAGAAGCACCCACACCCTGGGCTGCTTCCAGATTGAATCTCCGGGTCAGCGCGAACTGATAGGCAAAATGGCGCCACGGGAGTTCAACGACCTCATCATCGATATTTCGCTGTTCCGTCCAGGGCCCATGAAATCCGACATGGTGCGGCCCTTCCTGGAACACCGGCACGGGTTCTCCCCTGAGGTCTACCCCCACCCGGACCTCAAACCGGTGCTGCAGGAAACCCATGGGGTAACGGTTTTCCACGAACAGATCCTGAAAACCCTCGACATCATGACCGGCTGCGGGCTGGCAAAAGCCGACGAGTTCCGCAGGGCGTTAAGCAATGAATCCGGTGAAGCGCAGGTGGAGGAGTACTTCCGGCGCAACGCCAAAGCCAGGGGTTACACCCCAGAAGTGGTGGACAAGGTATGGGGGACTTTGAAGTCCTTCGCCAGTTTCGGCTTCTGCAAAGCCCATGGTGCTGCTTTTGCCGTTCCCACCTACCAGTCCGCCTGGCTGAAGACGCACCATCCTGAAGCCTTCCTTGCCGGCCTGTGGGAGCACGACCCCGGGATGTATCCCAAACGACTGCTGGTTGCCGAAGCCCGCAGGCTGGGCATACCCATCCTTCCGCTGGACATCAACCGGAGCACAGCCGAATACAGGGTGGAGCGGATCGAGTCCGGGAAGGACGCAGGCAGGCTGGGGATCCGGCTGAGCCTGAACGGGATCTACGGGTTGTCAGCTGCCGAATTGAAGCGCATAGTCGCCGGCCAGCCGTACGACTCACTGGCAGACCTCCGCGCGCGCTCGCGGCTCACCAAGCCAAGCATCAGGCGCCTCGCACAGCTTGGGGCCTTTGACTCACTGCACCGGGAAGCCGGGGGAGCAGCAAACCGGGCAGACCTTGTGCACCACCTGCAGCAGCTCCAGTCCGCCAATGGCGCACGCAAGGGTATTGAAGTGCTGGAGGGACAGCTGTCCCTTCCCCTGGGCGACATTGAACTGCGCAACCTCAAACCCGGGCTTCCCGCCCCCACCCTGGTGGAAAACGTCCGGGCAGAACTCGACCTCATGGCCGTCGATGTCAGCACCCACCTGATGGACAGCCACCGGCCACTGCTGGATAGGCTGGGCGTCACCACTGCGGATAAACTCCTCAGCCTGCGCAACGGGACCGAAGTTCTGGTGGCAGGAGTGCGGGTGGCCACCCAGACTCCTCCCATGCGCGGCGGCAGGAGGGTGGTGTTCATCAGCATCGACGACGGCACCGGCTGCGTGGATTCGGTCTTCTTCCACGAGGCCCAGGAAAGTGCAGGGCCGCTCCTGTTCGGAACACGCCTCCTGCTGATCCGCGGCACCACCCGAAGGACCGGCCCTCGGGGGATCAGCCTGAGTGCGAGCATGGCCTGGGACCTGAGCCGGACGGAGACTTTGCCCTTCCCGGCGTCCGCACCGGCGGCTGACCAGGAGGGCCCACATCCCCTGGACGGCATCAGCAGGACGCTCGCGATTACCGGATTTAACGGGTGA
- a CDS encoding VOC family protein yields MEPRVDFISLGVRNVQESRAFYIDGLGWPVHREVAGEVLFIQVNHGLVLSLWDARQMQAEAGTTPPAGIPCITLSHNLRSPAEVDRVMEEAAAAGAAIIAEPVTQPWGGYTGYFADPDGFRWEVAYNPTWAVDDAGTVTV; encoded by the coding sequence ATGGAGCCCAGAGTCGACTTTATCTCCCTCGGAGTCCGCAATGTTCAGGAATCGCGCGCCTTTTACATTGATGGCCTCGGGTGGCCGGTCCACCGCGAGGTTGCCGGGGAGGTGCTGTTCATCCAGGTGAACCACGGCCTGGTGCTCTCCCTCTGGGATGCACGCCAGATGCAGGCTGAGGCAGGCACCACCCCGCCGGCAGGCATCCCCTGCATCACTCTCAGCCACAACCTCCGAAGCCCCGCGGAGGTTGACAGGGTCATGGAAGAGGCTGCGGCGGCAGGCGCTGCCATCATTGCCGAGCCGGTTACCCAGCCGTGGGGCGGCTACACCGGGTATTTTGCCGACCCCGACGGCTTTCGCTGGGAAGTGGCCTACAACCCCACCTGGGCAGTGGACGACGCCGGCACCGTCACCGTGTGA
- the thrS gene encoding threonine--tRNA ligase: MSDAQQITLLVDGEETKVTTGTTGAELFFERRDVVVARVNGELKDLDQELPEGAEVEGVTIDSPDGLNVLRHSTAHVMAQAVQQLRPDAKLGIGPYITDGFYFDFDVAEPFTPEDLKTLEKMMQKIINQNQKFVRRVVSEDEAREAMKNEPYKLELLGKKNDAAEAGEGVNVEVGAGDITIYDNVERKEGTTVWCDLCRGPHLPNTKLISNAFALTRSSSAYWLGDQKNQQLQRIYGTAWPTKEALKAYQERLAEAERRDHRKLGSELDLFSFPDELGSGLPVFHPKGGIIRKEMEDYSRQRHVEAGYEFVYTPHITKGHLYEVSGHLDWYKDGMFPAMRVDEELNEDGSIRKPAQDYYLKPMNCPMHNLIFRSRGRSYRELPLRLFEFGSVYRYEKSGVVHGLTRVRGMTQDDAHIYCTREQMKDELTKTLTFVLDLLKDYGLNDFYLELSTKDPEKYVGEDAAWEEATRTLAEVAQESGLELVPDPGGAAFYGPKISVQAKDALGRTWQMSTIQLDFNLPERFELEFQAADGSRQRPVMIHRALFGSVERFMGVLTEHYAGAFPAWLAPVQVVGIPVAEAFNEYMFDVVDQLKAAGIRAEVDTSSDRFPKKIRTASKDKIPFVLIAGGDDAEAGAVSFRFRDGSQDNGVPVSEAVKRITEAVRNRTS; the protein is encoded by the coding sequence GTGTCAGATGCCCAGCAGATCACCCTTCTCGTCGATGGCGAAGAGACCAAGGTGACTACCGGGACAACCGGTGCGGAACTCTTCTTTGAGCGCCGTGACGTTGTTGTGGCCCGCGTTAACGGCGAACTGAAGGACCTGGACCAGGAACTTCCCGAAGGTGCCGAGGTGGAAGGCGTCACCATTGATTCGCCCGACGGCCTGAACGTCCTGCGCCACTCCACCGCCCACGTCATGGCCCAGGCCGTGCAGCAGCTGCGTCCCGACGCCAAGCTCGGCATCGGCCCCTACATCACCGACGGGTTCTACTTCGACTTTGATGTTGCCGAACCCTTCACGCCCGAGGACCTCAAAACCCTCGAAAAGATGATGCAGAAGATCATCAACCAGAACCAGAAGTTCGTCCGCCGCGTGGTCAGCGAGGACGAGGCCCGCGAAGCCATGAAGAACGAGCCCTACAAGCTCGAACTGCTGGGAAAGAAGAACGATGCCGCCGAGGCCGGAGAGGGCGTGAACGTCGAGGTCGGCGCCGGTGACATCACCATCTACGACAACGTGGAACGCAAGGAAGGCACCACCGTCTGGTGCGACCTCTGCCGCGGCCCGCACCTGCCCAACACCAAGCTCATCTCGAACGCCTTCGCACTGACCCGTTCGTCGTCGGCTTACTGGCTGGGTGACCAGAAGAACCAGCAGCTGCAGCGCATCTACGGCACTGCCTGGCCCACCAAGGAAGCCCTCAAGGCCTACCAGGAACGACTTGCAGAGGCCGAGCGCCGCGACCACCGCAAGCTGGGCTCGGAACTCGACCTGTTCTCCTTCCCGGACGAGCTCGGCTCCGGCCTGCCCGTCTTCCACCCCAAGGGCGGCATCATCCGCAAGGAGATGGAGGACTACTCCCGCCAGCGGCACGTCGAGGCAGGCTACGAGTTCGTCTACACCCCGCACATCACCAAGGGCCACCTTTACGAAGTGTCCGGCCACCTGGACTGGTACAAGGACGGCATGTTCCCCGCGATGCGGGTGGATGAGGAACTCAACGAAGACGGCAGCATCCGCAAGCCGGCGCAGGACTACTACCTGAAGCCGATGAACTGCCCCATGCACAACCTCATCTTCCGGTCCCGAGGGCGCTCCTACCGAGAGCTGCCGCTGCGCCTGTTCGAATTCGGGTCGGTCTACCGGTACGAGAAGTCCGGCGTGGTGCATGGCCTCACCCGCGTACGCGGCATGACACAGGACGACGCCCACATCTACTGCACGCGCGAGCAGATGAAGGACGAACTCACCAAGACCCTGACCTTCGTCCTGGACCTGCTCAAGGACTACGGGCTTAACGACTTCTACCTGGAACTGTCCACCAAGGACCCGGAAAAGTACGTCGGTGAGGACGCCGCCTGGGAGGAAGCCACCAGGACCCTCGCCGAAGTTGCGCAGGAATCCGGGCTGGAGCTGGTGCCGGATCCGGGCGGAGCCGCCTTCTACGGCCCCAAGATTTCCGTGCAGGCCAAGGACGCGCTGGGCCGCACCTGGCAGATGTCCACCATCCAGCTGGACTTCAACCTGCCCGAACGCTTCGAGCTGGAGTTCCAGGCCGCCGACGGCAGCCGCCAGCGTCCCGTGATGATCCACCGTGCCCTCTTCGGATCGGTGGAACGGTTCATGGGCGTCCTCACTGAGCACTATGCCGGCGCGTTCCCCGCGTGGCTGGCGCCGGTCCAGGTGGTAGGCATCCCCGTAGCGGAGGCCTTCAACGAGTACATGTTCGACGTCGTCGATCAACTTAAGGCGGCGGGCATCCGGGCCGAGGTGGATACGTCCTCAGACCGGTTCCCCAAGAAGATCCGCACCGCCAGCAAGGACAAGATCCCGTTCGTGCTGATCGCGGGCGGTGACGACGCCGAGGCGGGCGCCGTTTCATTCCGTTTCCGGGACGGAAGCCAGGACAACGGCGTGCCCGTGTCGGAAGCCGTCAAGCGGATCACCGAAGCCGTCCGTAACCGGACCAGCTAA